A DNA window from Ostrea edulis chromosome 5, xbOstEdul1.1, whole genome shotgun sequence contains the following coding sequences:
- the LOC130054731 gene encoding uncharacterized protein LOC130054731 — translation MVVSCCVIGCANRFDKSSPKSFYRIPKKPESRRELWISAIKRQHISGKPWEPADHDRVCYLHFVNGSKSNDLSSPDYVPSVNMGYDTIRQKNPDLRKARYLRAEKRETERQHIEVASALLDLSCKENLNMPVSDPDLPSDCPSNASQHDNCLKKIAELRLENKQLYCELERLQVENKALKEQVGKSCFEEQVTGSDRKLQFHTGIPSVTLFMWLLSYVNSDLPTSKVMSAKSVLLCILMKLRLNLQHQDLAYRFNVSLTTISDMFNLSLPIIAKKLCFLIQWPEKQTLIQNMPFVFKSSYPKCCSIIDCFEVFIQRPGHLTTRAQTWSNYKHSNTIKFLVSITPTGAISYVSRAFGGRTSDKVITLRSGYLDKLQYGDQVMADRGFLIAEELANHGATLVIPAFTRGKTQLSARDVEQTRKIAHVRIHVERAIERIKNFNILSTNLSMHMVPHADSILTICAAVCNLQPKLVA, via the exons ATGGTTGTATCATGTTGTGTAATAGGCTGTGCTAATCGATTTGATAAGAGTAGTCCGAAAAGCTTTTACCGCATACCCAAGAAGCCAGAATCAAGAAGAGAGCTCTGGATATCTGCAATTAAGCGTCAACACATCAGTGGTAAACCATGGGAACCAGCGGACCACGACCGTGTTTGCTATCTGCATTTTGTTAAtg GTTCGAAGAGCAATGATCTGTCATCTCCTGATTATGTGCCATCTGTGAATATGGGATATGACACAATCAGACAGAAAAATCCAGACCTACGAAAGGCAAGATACTTGAGAGCAGAAAAGCGTGAAACAGAGAGACAGCATATTGAAGTAGCTTCTGCCCTTTTGGATTTATCCTGCAAGGAAAATCTCAACATGCCAGTATCAGATCCAGATCTACCCAGTGACT GTCCATCAAATGCATCTCAGCATGACAATTGTCTGAAGAAAATTGCTGAACTTCGCCTGGAAAATAAACAACTTTATTGTGAATTAGAAAGACTTCAGGTGGAGAACAAAGCACTCAAAGAACAGGTGGGAAAGAGTTGCTTTGAGGAGCAAGTGACAGGGAGTGACCGCAAGCTACAATTTCACACAGGAATTCCGTCAGTTACTTTATTTATGTGGCTACTTTCATATGTGAACAGTGACCTGCCTACAAGCAAAGTGATGTCAGCTAAAAGTGTTCTATTGTGCATTTTAATGAAGCTTAGACTAAACCTACAACACCAGGACTTGGCTTATCGTTTTAATGTGTCGTTGACTACAATTTCAGATATGTTCAATTTAAGTCTACCCATTATAGCAAAGAAACTGTGTTTTCTGATTCAGTGGCCAGAAAAACAAACATTGATCCAAAATATGCCCTTTGTGTTCAAATCTTCATATCCGAAGTGCTGTAGTATCATTGACTGCTTCGAAGTCTTTATTCAGCGACCAGGACACCTTACAACAAGAGCACAAACATGGTCCAATTACAAACATAGCAACACCATAAAGTTTTTAGTGTCTATTACACCAACAGGTGCTATATCATATGTTTCAAGAGCATTTGGTGGAAGGACATCAGACAAAGTCATTACGTTGCGAAGTGGATATCTTGACAAACTCCAGTATGGTGACCAAGTGATGGCAGACAGGGGCTTTTTGATAGCGGAGGAATTAGCAAATCATGGAGCAACCCTTGTGATTCCTGCCTTTACCAGAGGGAAAACTCAGCTCTCGGCAAGAGATGTTGAACAAACACGGAAAATTGCACATGTAAGGATACATGTAGAGAGAGCCATTGAGAGGATCAAGAATTTCAATATTCTGAGCACTAACTTGAGTATGCACATGGTCCCTCATGCTGACAGTATTTTAACTATTTGTGCTGCAGTATGCAATCTTCAACCAAAATTAGTGGCATAA
- the LOC125650107 gene encoding uncharacterized protein LOC125650107 isoform X2, whose product MALSMKKSTDNDILSTYANSLSEEAKRRYTVKLLYNRGTCSLPDPYHLTENWSRSPDTWPDLTFGDIYLYLIDTPSLFTKESMKAYKSLDAYKYVLSGHVQEVISHQIDENCPYMTLKTKVTPSQRARDKPHEPWVYLEKASGSVYCAHCTCMAGLGEVCSHVAALLFKVEMAVKMGLTKSSSTSKACQWNCTFRKEVTPATITEIYSQIKGKRTKEIDSVQAHGSAPLPPQNILQELYAIAPNAAFFTSLSGMTSVTDQVEPKYPKLLSTLRQDDIEGNIPDLCEVYQSYSVSASQVSNLEKATRNQSISPLWYQHRMGRITASKAHDVLVRRDSTSPDNLVKRVAGYSVYDLSKNTAVKWGIDTEEECRQAFASHQKGNHLNFKCQLSGFVIDPTHPFLGVSPDGMISCDCCGKGVLEIKCPYKHRDISVEEAAQKDGDFCLDKSLQLKTSHRYFTQVQMQMCITKCQYCDFVVFTKCQPSASMVIVRIFWDEQFCRTLLDKCERFI is encoded by the exons ATGGCGCTTAGTATGAAGAAGTCTACCGATAACGATATTTTATCAACATATGCGAACTCTTTGTCAGAAGAAGCGAAAAGGAGATATACGGTAAAGTTGCTGTACAACCGTGGTACCTGTTCTCTGCCTGATCCTTACCATTTAACGGAGAATTGGAGCCGAAGCCCAGATACCTGGCCAGATCTGACGTTCGGTGATATTTACCTGTACCTGATCGACacgccatctttgtttacaaaggaGTCTATGAAGGCCTACAAATCATTAGATGCTTACAA GTACGTATTGAGTGGACATGTGCAGGAAGTGATCTCTCATCAGATTGACGAGAATTGTCCATATATGACATTAAAGACCAAAGTAACACCTTCACAGAGAGCCAGAGACAAACCCCACGAACCATGGGTGTATTTGGAGAAGGCCAGTGGATCAGTGTACTGTGCACACTGCACATGCATGGCAGG ACTTGGAGAAGTTTGCAGTCATGTGGCAGCGTTGTTGTTTAAAGTGGAGATGGCAGTGAAGATGGGCTTAACAAAGTCTAGTTCTACCAGCAAGGCCTGTCAGTGGAATTGCACATTTCGAAAGGAG GTGACACCAGCCACAAttacagaaatatacagccaAATAAAGGGAAAACGGACAAAGGAAATTGATTCTGTCCAAGCACATGGCTCAGCACCTCTTCCACCACAAAACATTCTTCAAGAATTGTACGCCATCGCACCAAATGCTGCCTTTTTCACTTCCTTGAGTGGAATGACATCAGTGACTGATCAAGTTGAACCAAAATATCCAAAACTATTATCTACCTTAAGACAAGATGACATTGAAGGCAACATTCCCGATTTGTGTGAAGTATACCAGTCATACTCAGTGTCTGCCAGCCAAGTCAGCAACTTGGAGAAAGCAACAAGAAATCAAAGCATTAGTCCTTTGTGGTACCAGCACCGAATGGGAAGGATCACTGCCTCTAAAGCCCATGACGTTCTTGTGAGGAGAGACTCAACTTCACCAGATAACTTGGTAAAACGTGTAGCTGGTTACAGCGTGTATGACTTGTCCAAGAATACTGCTGTGAAATGGGGTATAGATACTGAAGAGGAGTGCAGGCAGGCATTTGCCAGTCATCAAAAAGGAAACCACCTGAACTTCAAATGTCAGTTATCTGGATTTGTGATTGATCCTACCCACCCCTTCTTAGGAGTTAGTCCAGATGGCATGATAAGCTGTGATTGTTGTGGGAAAGGTGTTTTAGAGATTAAGTGCCCCTATAAACACAGAGATATTTCAGTTGAGGAGGCAGCACAGAAGGATGGAGACTTCTGTCTTGACAAGTCGTTACAGTTGAAGACAAGTCACAGATACTTTACCCAGGTACAGATGCAGATGTGTATCACGAAATGCCAGTATTGTGACTTTGTAGTTTTCACCAAGTGCCAACCATCTGCAAGCATGGTGATAGTACGAATTTTTTGGGATGAGCAGTTCTGCAGAACATTGCTGGACAAATGTGAGAGGTTTATTTAA
- the LOC125652089 gene encoding uncharacterized protein LOC125652089, giving the protein MVVSCCVIGCANRFDKSSPKSFYRIPKKPESRRELWISAIKRQHISGKPWEPADHDRVCYLHFVTGSKSNDLSSPDYVPSVNMGYDTIRQKNPDLRKARYLRAEKRETERQHIEVASALLDLSCKENLNMPVSDPDLPSDCPSNASQHDNCLKKIAELRLENKQLYCELERLQVENKALKEQVGKSCFEEQVTGSDRKLQFHTGIPSVTLFMWLLSYVNSDLPTSKVMSAKSVLLCILMKLRLNLQHQDLAYRFNVSLTTISDMFNLSLPIIAKKLCFLIQWPEKQTLIQNMPFVFKSSYPKCCSIIDCFEVFIQRPGHLTTRAQTWSNYKHSNTIKFLVSITPTGAISYVSRAFGGRTSDKVITLRSGYLDKLQYGDQVMADRGFLIAEELANHGATLVIPAFTRGKTQLSARDVEQTRKIAHVRIHVERAIERIKNFNILSTNLSMHMVPHADSILTICAAVCNLQPKLVA; this is encoded by the exons ATGGTTGTATCATGTTGTGTAATAGGCTGTGCTAATCGATTTGATAAGAGTAGTCCGAAAAGCTTTTACCGCATACCCAAGAAGCCAGAATCAAGAAGAGAGCTCTGGATATCTGCAATTAAGCGTCAACACATCAGTGGTAAACCATGGGAACCAGCGGACCACGACCGTGTTTGCTATCTGCATTTTGTTACtg GTTCGAAGAGCAATGATCTGTCATCTCCTGATTATGTGCCATCTGTGAATATGGGATATGACACAATCAGACAGAAAAATCCAGACCTACGAAAGGCAAGATACTTGAGAGCAGAAAAGCGTGAAACAGAGAGACAGCATATTGAAGTAGCTTCTGCCCTTTTGGATTTATCCTGCAAGGAAAATCTCAACATGCCAGTATCAGATCCAGATCTACCCAGTGACT GTCCATCAAATGCATCTCAGCATGACAATTGTCTGAAGAAAATTGCTGAACTTCGCCTGGAAAATAAACAACTTTATTGTGAATTAGAAAGACTTCAGGTGGAGAACAAAGCACTCAAAGAACAGGTGGGAAAGAGTTGCTTTGAGGAGCAAGTGACAGGGAGTGACCGCAAGCTACAATTTCACACAGGAATTCCGTCAGTTACTTTATTTATGTGGCTACTTTCATATGTGAACAGTGACCTGCCTACAAGCAAAGTGATGTCAGCTAAAAGTGTTCTATTGTGCATTTTAATGAAGCTTAGACTAAACCTACAACACCAGGACTTGGCTTATCGTTTTAATGTGTCGTTGACTACAATTTCAGATATGTTCAATTTAAGTCTACCCATTATAGCAAAGAAACTGTGTTTTCTGATTCAGTGGCCAGAAAAACAAACATTGATCCAAAATATGCCCTTTGTGTTCAAATCTTCATATCCGAAGTGCTGTAGTATCATTGACTGCTTCGAAGTCTTTATTCAGCGACCAGGACACCTTACAACAAGAGCACAAACATGGTCCAATTACAAACATAGCAACACCATAAAGTTTTTAGTGTCTATTACACCAACAGGTGCTATATCATATGTTTCAAGAGCATTTGGTGGAAGGACATCAGACAAAGTCATTACGTTGCGAAGTGGATATCTTGACAAACTCCAGTATGGTGACCAAGTGATGGCAGACAGGGGCTTTTTGATAGCGGAGGAATTAGCAAATCATGGAGCAACCCTTGTGATTCCTGCCTTTACCAGAGGGAAAACTCAGCTCTCGGCAAGAGATGTTGAACAAACACGGAAAATTGCACATGTAAGGATACATGTAGAGAGAGCCATTGAGAGGATCAAGAATTTCAATATTCTGAGCACTAACTTGAGTATGCACATGGTCCCTCATGCTGACAGTATTTTAACTATTTGTGCTGCAGTATGCAATCTTCAACCAAAATTAGTGGCATAA